In Candidatus Hydrogenedentota bacterium, one DNA window encodes the following:
- a CDS encoding sulfatase — protein sequence MAAALATLVACAPGRAGAAAPPRRRNILFIAVDDLRPHLGCYGHRGVLTPNMDRLAARGMVFERAYCQQSICMASRASLLSGYRPDKGEMFRCGPLYKHVPGALPVNRHFLNNGYEAVSIGKIYHHKSDEKRGWSREAFHAKGQWAGRGYLTPGAAALVREYDGKHPEASRKGMGPAFECADVPDNAYEDGLAADRAVEELNRLQDQPFFLAVGFHKPHLPFNAPRKYWDLYREEDIRPAGNPFAPKDAPKEALTDWGELRGYHGIPASGPLPDDLARRLIHGYRACVSYADAQVGRVLDELDRLNLRDNTIVALWGDHGWKLGEHGMWCKHTNFELDTRSTLLVSAPGMKAAGRRTRALTEFVDIYPTLCDLAGLEKPGHLEGTSLAPLLDDPERPWKEAAYSQYPRGTVMGYSVRTDRHRYTEWRRIGEKEVRARELYDHESDADENTNVADAAENRKVVEHHSELLKRGFQTIAR from the coding sequence ATGGCCGCCGCGCTCGCAACCCTCGTTGCCTGCGCCCCGGGGCGCGCCGGGGCCGCCGCCCCGCCCCGAAGGAGAAACATCCTTTTCATCGCCGTGGACGACCTGCGCCCGCATCTGGGCTGCTACGGGCACCGCGGGGTGCTCACGCCGAACATGGACCGGCTGGCGGCCCGGGGGATGGTTTTTGAGCGCGCCTACTGCCAGCAGTCCATCTGCATGGCCTCCCGCGCCAGCCTGCTGAGCGGATACCGCCCCGACAAGGGGGAAATGTTTCGTTGCGGCCCGCTGTACAAGCATGTGCCCGGCGCCCTGCCGGTGAACCGGCACTTCCTCAACAACGGATACGAGGCCGTCTCCATCGGAAAAATCTACCACCACAAGAGCGACGAAAAACGGGGCTGGAGCCGGGAGGCCTTCCACGCCAAAGGGCAATGGGCGGGAAGGGGATACCTCACCCCCGGGGCGGCCGCCCTGGTCCGGGAGTATGATGGGAAGCATCCCGAAGCCAGCCGGAAGGGCATGGGGCCCGCCTTTGAATGCGCCGATGTTCCGGACAACGCCTATGAGGACGGCCTGGCCGCCGACCGGGCGGTGGAGGAGTTGAACCGCCTCCAGGACCAGCCCTTCTTTCTGGCCGTCGGATTCCACAAGCCGCACCTGCCGTTCAACGCGCCCAGGAAATACTGGGATCTGTACCGGGAGGAGGACATCCGCCCGGCCGGCAACCCCTTCGCCCCGAAAGACGCGCCCAAAGAGGCGCTCACGGACTGGGGCGAACTGCGCGGATACCACGGAATCCCGGCAAGCGGCCCCCTGCCGGATGACCTGGCGCGCCGGCTGATTCACGGTTACCGCGCCTGCGTGTCCTACGCGGACGCGCAGGTCGGCCGCGTGCTCGATGAGCTGGACCGCCTGAACCTCCGCGACAACACCATTGTGGCGCTCTGGGGCGACCACGGCTGGAAACTGGGCGAGCACGGAATGTGGTGCAAGCACACGAATTTTGAACTGGACACGCGCTCAACGCTGCTGGTCAGCGCGCCGGGCATGAAGGCGGCGGGCCGGCGCACGCGGGCGCTCACTGAATTTGTGGACATTTACCCCACGCTGTGCGATCTGGCAGGCCTGGAGAAACCGGGGCATCTTGAGGGCACGAGTCTGGCGCCCCTGCTCGATGATCCCGAAAGGCCCTGGAAGGAGGCGGCCTACAGTCAGTATCCCCGGGGGACGGTCATGGGCTACTCCGTGCGCACCGACCGGCACCGCTACACGGAGTGGCGCCGCATCGGCGAAAAGGAAGTCCGGGCGCGGGAACTTTACGACCACGAGAGTGACGCGGACGAGAACACCAACGTCGCGGACGCGGCGGAGAACCGCAAAGTTGTCGAGCACCACAGCGAACTGCTGAAAAGGGGGTTCCAGACCATCGCCAGGTAG